In one window of Myotis daubentonii chromosome 13, mMyoDau2.1, whole genome shotgun sequence DNA:
- the LRRC18 gene encoding leucine-rich repeat-containing protein 18, with the protein MAKSGKSPKGKKITLNVAKNCIKITFDGRKRLDLSKMGITTFPKCILKLNDIDELDLSRNMLKRIPDSISKFQSLRWLDLHSNYIDKLPESIGQMTSLLYLNASNNRLTTNGLPVELNQLKNIRTVNLGLNHLDSVPTTLGALKELHEVGLHDNLLSAIPTSISKLPKLKKLNTKRNPFLQPEETDVFLDSIKRLDNLYLVEAKDLCGSCLKKCQQARDKLNKIKSLVPVTPKKAAFTNLIAPNSTAKESQEEWR; encoded by the coding sequence ATGGCCAAGAGTGGGAAGAGCCCCAAGGGCAAGAAGATCACCCTCAATGTGGCCAAGAATTGTATCAAAATCACGTTCGATGGGAGAAAACGCCTCGACTTGAGCAAGATGGGCATCACCACCTTCCCCAAGTGTATTCTGAAACTCAATGACATCGATGAGCTCGATCTTAGCCGGAACATGCTCAAGAGGATCCCTGATTCCATCTCCAAGTTCCAGAGCCTACGGTGGCTGGACCTGCACAGCAACTACATCGACAAGCTCCCCGAGTCCATCGGCCAAATGACTAGTCTGCTGTACCTCAATGCCAGCAACAACAGGCTGACCACCAACGGGCTGCCCGTGGAACTCAACCAGCTTAAGAATATCCGCACCGTGAATTTAGGCCTGAACCACCTGGACAGTGTGCCCACCACACTGGGTGCTCTGAAGGAGCTCCATGAGGTCGGGCTCCATGACAACCTGCTCAGCGCCATCCCCACCAGCATCTCCAAGCTCCCCAAGCTGAAGAAGCTCAACACCAAGAGAAACCCCTTCCTCCAGCCGGAGGAGACGGATGTCTTCTTAGATTCCATCAAGAGGCTGGATAACTTATATCTGGTGGAGGCGAAGGATCTGTGCGGGTCTTGCCTGAAAAAATGCCAACAGGCCCGAGATAAGCTGAACAAAATCAAGAGCCTAGTCCCAGTGACACCGAAAAAGGCCGCCTTCACCAATTTAATCGCGCCCAACTCCACGGCCAAGGAGTCCCAGGAAGAATGGAGGTGA